CTTCGCCGAGATCCTCAGTGCCGGCGCGGAGGCCGACTCTGTAGCCTTCATGATCGACCAAAGCCACAACCTGAAGGGCAAGATGGAAGCGATGGTCCAGAGCGTGGTCACGGCACAGGAGCTGTATGCGCGCGCGGCGTTGATCGACTTCGATCGCCTCGCCGAGCTGCAGGACGCGTGCCGACTCGTCGAGGCGGAAGAGTGCTTCCGATCGGGTTTCTGGACGGATGTGCGGCCGGCGATCCGTGCCTGGCGCGAGCGCCGCGGACTGGCTGCGGACCCGTTGCAGGAGCTCGCCGCGAGTGGGTACGTGGAGCGCGTCAGCGAACAGCGTCGCGAGCACAACCGCCGGTCCACCGCGACCTACGCGTGAGACCGGTAACCCGGCTCATGGACTTTAGGCTCAAGGAGTTTCAGAATTCAATAGCGGAACTGTATCATTCCTAGCTGTACCCTCAGTTCAGGAGCCTCCGTTGGCGAAATCCAGTCCGCGCCTTTATTTGATCCCTGTTCTTTCCAAAGCTCTCGACATCCTTGAACTGCTGCAAAACGAAAACCAGCCGCTAACGCTGGAGGCGATCCATCGCCGCACGCGCGTTTCGAAGACCACCGTGTACCGGGTGCTGAAGACGTTCGCGCATCGTGGCTACATCTCGCAGGCGCAGGACGGCACGTACCGGCATGTCTCGCGCCCGAAGAAGCTACGCTTTGGCTTCGCCGGTCAGAGCGCCGACATGCCTTTCTCGGTCGAGGTGACGAGCAGCCTTGTGGAAGCTGCGGCAAGCTGCGGGGTCGATCTCATGGTGCTGGATAACAAGTACGATGGACCCACCGCGATCAAGAATGCTGAAGAGTTCATCCAGGCGGGTGTGGATCTGATCTTCGAGCTGCAGGTGGAGCATGAGGTTGCGCCGATCATCGGCGACAAGATTGCAGCCGCGAAGATCCCGCTCATCGCGATTGATATCCCGCATCCGCATGCGACATTTTTCGGTGTGGACAACTACCGCGCGGGGATGACCGCCGGCCAGGCACTTGCAGAATTCGCGATGAGCGAGTGGGAGGGCAAGGTGGATTGGGTGCTCGGCCTTGATCTGCCGGAGGCCGGCCTGCTGGTGCAGAGCCGCGTCTCGGGCGCTTTTGAGGCGATTCGTTCCGCACTCCCCGACCTTCCCGTGGAGGCGTTCGTCAGGATCGATGGCCGCGGAATTCGTGAGCGCAGCCGCAAGGTCATCTCGGAGTTCCTGGAGCGGCATAAGCGCGAAAAGAACATCCTGATTGCCGCCGCGACCGACACCAGCGCGCTGGGCGCGATCGATGCTGCACGCGAACTGAAGCGTGAACGCCATGTGGCCGTCGTCGGCCAGGATTGCATCCATGAGGCAGTGGAGGAGATGAAGCGAAAGAGCTCGCCCATGATTGCCTCCGTGTCGCACGAAACTAACAGCTACGGTCCAGCGCTCATGAACCTTGGCCTGGCGCTGCTCCGCGGCCAAACTGTTCCGCCATACAACTACGTCACGCACCGTCTGGTCACGCGCAGGTCTGTTCTGGAGAATGTGAACTCGACCTTTGAATAGGGTGAAATTCAAATACGAAACTGTTGCTCTATTGCCTTTCAATGTGTGACAATGGTCGGGCATTTTCCTTCTGAGAGCGCCCTATGCCCCAAGCCACTGCGACAGCCAAGCTGAAGTTTCTCGAAGACAAGTGGGACGAGTCGTACGCGAAGACGCTCGACGCCCCTGAACTCCTCCGCTACCGCTCGAATCTGCTCGGCTCTGACCTCCGACTAACGAACTTCGGCGGCGGGAACACGAGCTCGAAGCTCGAGACAGTCGATCCGGTCGACGGCCAGAAGAAGCTGGTGCTGTGGGTCAAGGGTAGCGGCGGCGATCTCGGCAGCATCAAGCGCTCCGGCTTCGCGACGCTGTATCTGGACAAGCTGCTCGCGCTCGAGAAGCAGTATCGCGGCGTTGACGAAGAGGACGCCATGGTCGAGCTCTATCCGATCGTGACCTTCGGCAACAATCCGACGGCGGCATCCATCGACACGCCCCTGCACGGCTTCCTTCCCTTCCCGCACGTCGATCACCTACACCCTGACTGGGCAATCGCGCTCGCGGCATCAGGGAACGGCAAGCAGCGTATGGATGAGTTTAACGCCGAGTTCGGGCACAAGCTCGCGTGGCTGCCGTGGCAGCGCCCGGGCTTCGAACTCGGCATGATGCTTCGACAGATTGTGCAGGAAACACCCGGCTGTGATGGCGTTATTCTTGGTGGCCACGGGCTCTTCACGTGGGGTGACACGCAGCGCGACTGCTACGTCAACACGATCACGATCATCGATCAGATCGGCCAGTTTATCGAGCGTCATGCCGCTCGGCCCGGCTACAAACGCTTCGGCGGAGAGCGTGTTCCGACTCGCGAGGACCGCAAGAAGATTGCGGCGAAGATCATGCCTCGCTTGCGCGGCGCGGTCTCTCACAACCAGCGTTTCATTGGCACCTACACTGATTCGCCGCAGGTGCTTGAGTTCGCGAACTCGACGCAAGCCGAGCAACTCGCACACCTTGGTACAAGCTGCCCCGATCACTTCATCCGCACCAAGATTCGTCCGCTCTTCGTCCGCTGGAATCCTGCCGATGACCCCGCGCAGCTGCCGGCGCTCTTCGATTCGGCGCTCCAGACCTATCGTGCCGAGTACGCCGATTACTACACGAAACACGCAGAGCCGAACTCGCCCAAGCAGCGCGATGCCAACCCCACCGTCGTTCTGATCCCGGGCGTCGGCATGTTCTCCTTCGGCAAGAACAAGGCCGAGTCGCGCATCACCGGCGAGTTCTACACGAACGCGATCGGCGTGATGCAAGGTGCGGGCGCTCTCGGTGACAACAAGCCGTGCCCTGCAGTCCCGCAGGCTTCAACGCGCATTCCGTCGGACCGCTTCACGGTGCACGAGAACTACGTCGCGCTGCCACCCAGTGAGGCGTTCCGCATCGAGTACTGGCAACTCGAAGAGGCCAAGATTCGCCGCCAGCCTGCTGAGAAGCAGCTCTCCCGTCAGATTGCGCTTATCGTCGGGGGCGGCAGTGGTATCGGCCGCGAGGTCGCGCTGCTTGCAGCCGAGCGCGGTGCGCACGTCATGGTCGCCGATCGCGATACCAAGGGCGCCGAAGCCGTGGCCAAGGAAGTTCAATCGAAGTACGGACGCGAGGTCGCGGACTTCACCTCGATCGACATCCGCGACCGCGCTGCAATTCGGTCTGCCCTCGATGCGACCATCCTGCGGTACGGCGGCATCGATATCCTGATCAACACCGCTGCGCTCTTCCCCTCTTCGGCGGACGGCATCATCACCGATGCGCAGTGGGCTCTTACGCTTGAGGTGAACGTCACTGCAAACTATCTGCTCACCGACGAGCTCAAGTCGATCCTCGATGCGCAG
This Acidobacteriaceae bacterium DNA region includes the following protein-coding sequences:
- a CDS encoding bifunctional rhamnulose-1-phosphate aldolase/short-chain dehydrogenase; the protein is MPQATATAKLKFLEDKWDESYAKTLDAPELLRYRSNLLGSDLRLTNFGGGNTSSKLETVDPVDGQKKLVLWVKGSGGDLGSIKRSGFATLYLDKLLALEKQYRGVDEEDAMVELYPIVTFGNNPTAASIDTPLHGFLPFPHVDHLHPDWAIALAASGNGKQRMDEFNAEFGHKLAWLPWQRPGFELGMMLRQIVQETPGCDGVILGGHGLFTWGDTQRDCYVNTITIIDQIGQFIERHAARPGYKRFGGERVPTREDRKKIAAKIMPRLRGAVSHNQRFIGTYTDSPQVLEFANSTQAEQLAHLGTSCPDHFIRTKIRPLFVRWNPADDPAQLPALFDSALQTYRAEYADYYTKHAEPNSPKQRDANPTVVLIPGVGMFSFGKNKAESRITGEFYTNAIGVMQGAGALGDNKPCPAVPQASTRIPSDRFTVHENYVALPPSEAFRIEYWQLEEAKIRRQPAEKQLSRQIALIVGGGSGIGREVALLAAERGAHVMVADRDTKGAEAVAKEVQSKYGREVADFTSIDIRDRAAIRSALDATILRYGGIDILINTAALFPSSADGIITDAQWALTLEVNVTANYLLTDELKSILDAQGLETSIVLTSSANAVVAKRGSEAYDVSKAALSHLVRELAVSMSPKTRVNGISPATVVKGSTMFPRDRVIASLKKYNLPFDESGSDDDLRNVLARFYATRTLTHQPIDPKDCAEAIMFLAGPQARCTTGHLIPVDGGLVEAYLR
- a CDS encoding substrate-binding domain-containing protein, giving the protein MAKSSPRLYLIPVLSKALDILELLQNENQPLTLEAIHRRTRVSKTTVYRVLKTFAHRGYISQAQDGTYRHVSRPKKLRFGFAGQSADMPFSVEVTSSLVEAAASCGVDLMVLDNKYDGPTAIKNAEEFIQAGVDLIFELQVEHEVAPIIGDKIAAAKIPLIAIDIPHPHATFFGVDNYRAGMTAGQALAEFAMSEWEGKVDWVLGLDLPEAGLLVQSRVSGAFEAIRSALPDLPVEAFVRIDGRGIRERSRKVISEFLERHKREKNILIAAATDTSALGAIDAARELKRERHVAVVGQDCIHEAVEEMKRKSSPMIASVSHETNSYGPALMNLGLALLRGQTVPPYNYVTHRLVTRRSVLENVNSTFE